In one Halosimplex halophilum genomic region, the following are encoded:
- a CDS encoding ABC transporter ATP-binding protein, with amino-acid sequence MASTRDDTTGTDTDGPSRGRDQTAEATDDPIVEVRNVSVTYDLQARDAMVLDDVNLDLRRGEILGCVGESGSGKSMLANAMMDAVEEPGITTGDVRYYPSANADPVHVLDLSGDDLKQFRWEEISMVFQGALSSFNPTMTIGGHFEETLEAHDYDVDEGMERARQLLSDLYLDPERVLNSYAHELSGGMSQRALIALSLILEPDVLLMDEPTAALDLLMQRSILSLLDDIKEKYELSILFITHDLPLVAGLADRLAILYAFELAEVGPSERLVRDSSHPYTRALLKAVPNLDAPLSTMKPIEGTAPNPAHVPDGCHYAPRCPLADQRCHEEKPEWYDAGPDQRSACFYHERAEEAVPFDAEEVAGAVDEAADEAAADDGAFGDGTSGASGGGSALAAPDDETVVSLDDVSIHFEEEQGLLASLTGDAETVHAVDDVSIDIPENDVLALVGESGCGKTTLGKAIIGVQRPTEGSVAYRGQDIWDAKDGVGDPEIEYGDIRQALQIIHQDPGASLNPNQKVVTSLEAPLKRWNPELSTEDRRARIYALLDRVGMQPPEDYANRFPHQLSGGEQQRVALVRALLMNPDVILADEAVSALDVSLRVETMDLLLELQEQFNTSFVFISHTLSNARYLAEKADGRIGIMYLGELVEVGPPDEVLNDPQHPYTKVLRWATANLDPSDQEMTEPPVRSIDIPDPVDPPTGCRFHTRCPEAREACVSEAPDLDESGAGERAVACHRADPNHPYWDSEPLEGVAAAESPNAGD; translated from the coding sequence ATGGCGAGCACACGCGACGACACGACCGGTACCGACACCGACGGCCCCTCGCGGGGCCGCGACCAGACGGCCGAAGCGACCGACGACCCCATCGTCGAGGTGCGCAACGTCAGCGTCACCTACGACCTGCAGGCCCGCGACGCGATGGTGTTAGACGACGTGAACCTCGACCTGCGCCGCGGGGAGATCCTCGGCTGCGTCGGCGAGTCGGGCTCGGGCAAGTCCATGCTCGCCAACGCGATGATGGACGCCGTCGAGGAGCCCGGGATCACGACCGGCGACGTGCGCTACTACCCCTCGGCGAACGCCGACCCGGTCCACGTCCTCGACCTTTCGGGCGACGACCTCAAGCAGTTCCGCTGGGAGGAGATCTCGATGGTCTTCCAGGGGGCGCTGTCGTCGTTCAACCCCACGATGACCATCGGCGGGCACTTCGAGGAGACGCTCGAGGCCCACGACTACGACGTCGACGAGGGCATGGAGCGGGCCCGCCAGCTCCTCTCGGACCTGTATCTCGACCCCGAGCGGGTGCTGAACTCCTACGCCCACGAGCTGTCGGGTGGGATGAGCCAGCGGGCGCTGATCGCCCTCTCGCTCATCCTCGAACCGGACGTGCTCCTGATGGACGAGCCGACCGCCGCGCTCGATCTCCTGATGCAGCGGTCGATCCTCTCGCTGCTCGACGACATCAAGGAGAAGTACGAGCTGTCGATCCTGTTCATCACCCACGACCTGCCGCTGGTCGCGGGGCTGGCCGACCGGCTGGCCATCCTCTACGCGTTCGAGCTGGCGGAGGTCGGCCCGAGCGAGCGGCTCGTCCGCGACTCCAGCCACCCCTACACCAGGGCGCTGCTGAAGGCGGTGCCGAACCTCGACGCGCCGCTGTCGACGATGAAACCCATCGAGGGGACGGCGCCGAACCCGGCGCACGTCCCGGACGGCTGCCACTACGCGCCGCGGTGCCCGCTGGCCGACCAGCGCTGCCACGAGGAGAAACCGGAGTGGTACGACGCCGGCCCGGACCAGCGCTCGGCGTGTTTCTACCACGAGCGGGCCGAGGAGGCGGTGCCGTTCGACGCGGAGGAGGTCGCGGGCGCAGTCGACGAGGCGGCCGACGAGGCCGCGGCCGACGACGGCGCGTTCGGCGACGGTACGAGCGGCGCGAGCGGCGGGGGCAGCGCCCTCGCCGCGCCCGACGACGAGACGGTCGTCTCGCTGGACGACGTGTCCATCCACTTCGAGGAGGAGCAGGGGCTGCTGGCGTCGCTGACCGGCGACGCCGAGACGGTCCACGCGGTCGACGACGTGAGCATCGACATCCCGGAGAACGACGTGCTTGCGCTGGTCGGGGAGTCCGGCTGCGGGAAGACGACGCTGGGCAAGGCGATCATCGGCGTCCAGCGGCCCACCGAGGGCAGCGTCGCCTATCGCGGCCAGGACATCTGGGACGCCAAGGACGGCGTCGGTGACCCCGAGATCGAGTACGGGGACATCCGCCAGGCGCTGCAGATCATCCACCAGGACCCCGGCGCGTCGCTGAACCCGAACCAGAAGGTCGTCACCTCGCTGGAGGCGCCGCTGAAGCGCTGGAACCCCGAGCTGTCGACGGAGGACCGGCGGGCGCGCATCTACGCGCTGCTCGACCGGGTCGGGATGCAGCCGCCCGAGGACTACGCCAACCGCTTCCCGCACCAGCTGTCGGGCGGGGAGCAACAGCGGGTGGCGCTCGTGCGCGCACTGTTGATGAACCCGGACGTGATCCTCGCCGACGAGGCCGTCTCGGCGCTGGACGTGTCCCTGCGGGTGGAGACCATGGACCTGCTGCTCGAGTTGCAGGAGCAGTTCAACACCTCCTTCGTCTTCATCTCGCACACGCTGTCGAACGCCCGCTACCTCGCTGAGAAGGCCGACGGCCGCATCGGGATCATGTACCTCGGCGAGCTCGTCGAGGTCGGCCCGCCCGACGAGGTGCTGAACGACCCCCAGCACCCATACACGAAGGTGCTGCGGTGGGCGACGGCCAACCTCGACCCCAGCGACCAGGAGATGACCGAGCCGCCGGTCCGGTCGATCGACATCCCGGACCCGGTCGACCCGCCGACGGGCTGCCGGTTCCACACCCGCTGTCCGGAAGCCCGCGAGGCCTGCGTGAGCGAGGCGCCGGACCTGGACGAGTCGGGGGCCGGCGAGCGCGCGGTCGCGTGCCACCGGGCGGACCCGAACCACCCCTACTGGGACAGCGAACCCCTGGAGGGCGTCGCCGCCGCGGAGTCACCGAACGCCGGGGACTGA
- a CDS encoding ABC transporter permease: MSPTDGERGDGPQPDGDERESDPAFDAIAGNDDAIDPETVTGAGDDAGPSRPAISGHAWKGRLPADRGEPSDQSSELRADGGEAGGAGRPTPGRGPDGVSEFEQMADVTLSESERRRQWFEEKVLAPARIVWDDWRARFGVVVVTLYLFMGIVGPHLVAEPSPNQGERLIGAFRTLAHPFGTTASGVDILSQLVYATPAMLLMITAGAVFTVVLGTGVGTLAGYKGGRVDSVLMTITDVMMTIPGLPLTIVLAAVLQIEGHPVVIGVLITVNAWAGLARAIRSQVLTLRDAEYVEASRIMGIPTSRIIGSDIVPNLMPYISMNFVRQARAVIFGAVGLYFLGVLPYNSNNWGVMMNAAVNRAGATSSAAAFHWLLVPMVTIIVLALGLTLLAQGADRVFNPRVRARHAKTVEDDGDEEGDGDTGGPGGATSAATGGI; the protein is encoded by the coding sequence GTGAGTCCTACTGACGGCGAGCGCGGCGACGGCCCGCAGCCGGACGGCGACGAACGGGAGTCCGACCCCGCCTTCGACGCGATCGCGGGCAACGACGACGCCATCGACCCGGAGACGGTCACCGGGGCCGGCGACGACGCCGGCCCGTCGCGGCCGGCCATCTCCGGCCACGCGTGGAAGGGCCGGCTCCCGGCGGACCGTGGTGAGCCGAGCGACCAGTCGTCCGAGCTTCGCGCCGACGGCGGCGAGGCCGGGGGCGCGGGCCGACCGACCCCGGGTCGGGGACCGGACGGGGTCTCCGAGTTCGAGCAGATGGCCGACGTGACGCTCAGCGAGAGCGAGCGCCGCCGGCAGTGGTTCGAGGAGAAGGTGCTCGCCCCGGCCCGGATCGTCTGGGACGACTGGCGGGCCCGCTTCGGGGTCGTCGTCGTCACGCTGTACCTGTTCATGGGGATCGTCGGCCCGCACCTCGTCGCGGAGCCGTCGCCCAACCAGGGGGAACGGCTGATCGGGGCCTTCCGGACGCTGGCCCACCCGTTCGGGACGACCGCCTCGGGCGTGGACATCCTCTCGCAGCTCGTCTACGCGACGCCCGCGATGTTGCTGATGATCACCGCGGGCGCGGTGTTCACGGTCGTCCTCGGGACGGGCGTCGGCACGCTCGCCGGCTACAAGGGCGGGCGCGTCGACAGCGTCCTGATGACGATCACCGACGTGATGATGACCATCCCGGGGCTGCCGCTGACGATCGTCCTCGCGGCGGTGCTGCAGATCGAGGGCCACCCGGTGGTCATCGGTGTCCTCATCACGGTCAACGCCTGGGCGGGGCTCGCACGCGCGATCCGCTCGCAGGTGCTGACGCTGCGGGACGCCGAGTACGTCGAGGCCTCCCGCATCATGGGGATCCCGACCTCGCGGATCATCGGCAGCGACATCGTCCCGAACCTGATGCCGTACATCTCGATGAACTTCGTCCGGCAGGCCCGCGCGGTCATCTTCGGGGCCGTCGGGCTGTACTTCCTCGGCGTCCTGCCGTACAACAGCAACAACTGGGGCGTCATGATGAACGCCGCCGTCAACCGCGCGGGGGCGACCTCCTCCGCGGCGGCGTTCCACTGGCTGCTCGTCCCGATGGTGACGATCATCGTCCTCGCGCTCGGGTTGACCCTGCTCGCGCAGGGCGCCGACCGCGTGTTCAACCCGCGGGTCCGCGCCCGCCACGCCAAGACCGTCGAGGACGACGGCGACGAGGAGGGCGACGGAGACACCGGCGGCCCCGGCGGCGCCACCAGCGCGGCCACGGGAGGTATCTGA
- a CDS encoding ABC transporter permease gives MKYFVKRIGQSIFTVFAVVSFSFALIRLLPGGPMDYLRAQIMEQGGSNLSPEAINRRIEAQSGINPDEPVYVQYVDYMVGLAQGDFGQSVWYGDPVASIIGPAIPWTVFLTASALFIAFTVGVSLGAVMAYKEGSTFDVGSTGVGLVLNSTPGYVVALLLVAYLGYRYQLFPTGGRYNSALDPALTNPEFLLSVLYHGAMPIASMAVVGFGGWALSMRGNAIRVLGEDYLRVARLRGLSTRRIALRYVARNAILPMYTGLMIAIGTVFGGAVIIENIFAYPGVGFYLIQSISARDYPLMMGGFILITVAMVIGITIADLTYGWLDPRAKGGASRESY, from the coding sequence ATGAAATACTTCGTCAAACGCATCGGACAGTCGATTTTCACCGTCTTCGCGGTGGTGTCGTTCAGCTTCGCCCTCATCAGGCTCCTGCCGGGGGGACCGATGGACTACCTCCGCGCGCAGATCATGGAGCAGGGGGGCAGCAACCTGTCGCCGGAGGCGATAAACAGGCGCATCGAGGCCCAGTCGGGGATCAACCCGGACGAGCCGGTGTACGTCCAGTACGTCGACTACATGGTCGGCCTCGCGCAGGGCGATTTCGGCCAGTCGGTCTGGTACGGCGACCCCGTCGCGAGCATCATCGGCCCGGCGATCCCCTGGACCGTGTTCCTGACCGCCTCGGCGCTGTTCATCGCCTTCACCGTCGGCGTCTCGCTGGGCGCGGTCATGGCCTACAAGGAGGGCTCGACGTTCGACGTCGGGTCCACCGGCGTCGGCCTCGTGCTCAACTCGACGCCGGGCTACGTCGTCGCGCTGTTGCTCGTCGCGTACCTGGGCTACCGCTACCAGCTGTTCCCGACGGGCGGGCGGTACAACTCCGCGCTCGACCCCGCGCTCACCAACCCCGAGTTCCTGCTGAGCGTCCTCTACCACGGGGCGATGCCGATCGCGTCGATGGCGGTCGTCGGCTTCGGCGGCTGGGCGCTGTCGATGCGCGGCAACGCGATACGGGTCCTCGGGGAGGACTACCTGCGGGTGGCGCGGCTGCGCGGGCTCTCGACCCGGCGGATCGCCCTGCGGTACGTCGCGCGCAACGCCATCCTGCCGATGTACACGGGTCTGATGATCGCCATCGGGACCGTCTTCGGCGGGGCGGTGATCATCGAGAACATCTTCGCGTACCCGGGCGTCGGGTTCTACCTGATCCAGTCCATCAGCGCCCGCGACTACCCGCTGATGATGGGCGGGTTCATCCTGATCACCGTCGCGATGGTCATCGGCATCACCATCGCCGACCTGACCTACGGCTGGCTCGACCCCCGCGCCAAGGGAGGTGCCTCGCGTGAGTCCTACTGA